GATTTTAATCCCCGCCGCGTTCACCCCTCACCCCAGCCCTCCCCCCCACGGGGGGAGGGGGCTACGGCAGCCCTCACCCCCATCCCCGTCGGCGCGCCGCTGCCTGAATGTAGGGCGGGGATTCCCATCCCCGCCGCGTTCACCCCTCCCCCCAGCCCTCCCCCCAAAGGGGGGAGGGGGCTATGGCAGCCCTCACCCCCATCCCCGTCGGCGCGCCGCTGCCTAAACGTAGGGCGGGGATTCCATCCCCGCCGCGTTCACCCCTCACCCCAACCCTCTCCCTAAAAGGGAGAGGGGATAAAATGTAGGGCGGGGATTCCTATCCCCGCCGCTTTTTTCTAAGGTAGCCCTCACCCCTATCCCCTCTCCCACAGGGAGAGGGAGACAGCTTCACCCCTCACCCAGGCCTGTTCCTAAAGGTAGGGCGGGGATTTTAATCCCCGCCGCGTTCACCCCTCACCCCAGCCCTCCCCCCAAAGGGGGGAGGTGGCTATGGCAGCCCTCACCCCCATCCCCGTCGGCGCGCCGCTGCCTGAATGTAGGGCGGGGATTCCCATCCCCGCCGCGTTCACCCCACACCCCAGCCCTCCCCCCAAAGGGGGGAGGGGGCTATGGCAGCCCTCACCCCCATCCCCGTCGGCGCGCCTCTCCCACGGGGAGAGGGAGGCCGCTTCGCCCCTCGCGCCGGCCGTTCAGGCGTTGACCAGCCCCACGATCCACAGCGCCCAGAACGCCAGCAGCAGCCCGCCCCAGAAGAGCGCCTTCGGGCCGATGAACTTCACCTCGGGCGTCACGGCCCGGCGCAGGAAACCGAAGGCGCAGCCGATCCACCCCAGAAAGCCTATCACCACGGCCGCCGACCAGAGGCTCATCCCTCACCCCCCCGTTGCGCCGTCGCCACCGGCGGCGAAAATTTGCATAAGTTCCACGGCCGCCTTCGCGGAGACCCCGGTGAAATCGTCATCGGCGAAGAGCACCAGCAGCAGGTTTCCCGCCACGGTCCACCGCCGCGGGGGACCGTCCCCGCCTTCCCAGCGTTCCCCGGCCTCCCGGGCCTTCGGCTCGTCGTCGAAGGTCCAGAAGAGGAGGTCCACCCCCACCAGGTTGCAGCGCAGCGCCCGACCGCCGTTGGCGCCGTACTGGTTGGGGTCGGGGTTGGCGATGGGCGCCAGGGAGTAGCGGGAGTCCTTGAGCCGCTCCTCGACCCGATCCAGGTCGGCCTGCGAGTCCCACAGGTGGAGGGTGACGTCCGACGGAGCGGAACCGGTCTGGGATCCCCCTTGGGCGACCGGCGGTTCGTCCCTCATGCACCCGACGGCCAGGAGGGAGAGGATGATTGCGACAGCGGGAACCAACGGGACCGCGCGCCTGGGGAGACGACCGGCCGCGTGCGCGGTGGACCCTTCTCGCTCGTCAAGACTGGATGCGGGTCGGTTCATGCCGGGCGGATTTAAAAATCCTCCAGGCTGGGAACCAAAAGGATGGGGACGTTGGTCAGCCGCGACAGCTCCGTGATGACATCGTCCGGGGCGTTGTCGTCGGGTCCCAGCCCGAGGGTGATGATGTCGGCCTCCTCCTCGGTGGCGACCTGGGCGATGACCTGGGGTGCGCGACCGATGCGAAGGAGCGTGCGGACGTTTATCTTGGCCCCCTTGACGTCGTACAGGGATAGGGCCCAGTCCCCGTCCTGCCACCGGCTCTCGTCCTCTATGACGTGGAGGACCAGGAGTTCGGCGCCGAGGTGCTCGGCCACGTGGATGATGTAGGCGCCCTTGTGCCGCGCCGGGACGCTGCCCGAGGTGGTGGCCAGAATCCTCAAACGTCGGCCGCCTTTGCGACCGAAGATTCCAAGGATACCCTTTTTCAAAGACCCTCCCCCTGACGTTTTGGTGGAAAGGAACCGGAACCGACCACGAATACATTATAGCCCAGCCGGCCGCCTTTGGCAAACACGAACCCTTGACAGAGGTGGGGCTCCGGGTTAAGCTTTTTGCGTGGTAAAAGCTTGGCTCATCCGCTTCTGGTCCCTCGGCTCCCTCTTTCTGGCGGCTATCGGGGCTCTTCTGGGGCTCCTTCCCTTCACCACGGTCTGGGGCGTAGTCCTCCTGTCCGTCTCCCTCGTTTCCGGGGCCGTGCTTCTCGTCGTGGGGAGGGGCCGTTTCGGGGAAGCCTGGCCCAAGGCGGTCCGTTTTTTCAACTGGTGGACCGTGGCCCTCGCCGTCTTCGCTCTGGCGCTGACCCTGGTGCTCACCGGCGCCTTCGGTGGTTGCGAGCGCGAGGTCGAGAGCGCGGCCGAGGGGGCGCGGAGCCGTGAGATTGTGGGTGAGTGATGAGGAGGTCCGTGTGACGGGAGGGAATTTCACGACCCGGGCGCTGGGGACGGCCGCCCTCACCGCGGCGCTCCTGGGCCTCCCCGTGGCCGCGAACTACCTGGTGCTGCCCTTCTTCGAGGCGTACCTCGAACCCTGGTTCTGGCCCACCCTGGCCGCCGTCGTCACCCTCTTTACCTTCATCCGGCTTCTCATGCTCGCCCGGCGCGCCGGGGAGGCAAGGCCCTTCCGCACGGCGCTCCGGGGGATGATCTTCCTGGGAC
This portion of the bacterium genome encodes:
- a CDS encoding universal stress protein; its protein translation is MKKGILGIFGRKGGRRLRILATTSGSVPARHKGAYIIHVAEHLGAELLVLHVIEDESRWQDGDWALSLYDVKGAKINVRTLLRIGRAPQVIAQVATEEEADIITLGLGPDDNAPDDVITELSRLTNVPILLVPSLEDF